The genomic stretch ACAAAGAATTAAGCaaatagaggaaaaaaaatcgaaaccacaacaacaaaactatggaggacgagatctgacagaagtataaataaatactggaataaataaataaaagaatgaataaataaataaaaactggtaaataaatgggacataaataattaaatgtcttgaatttatttctacatttatttatttctacatttatttatttccatatttatttatttctacattatttctacatttatttatttgcacatttatttatttatacatttatgtatttcaatatttatttatttatacatttctgtgaataatctataaataaatgtagaaataaatttaagacatttaattatttatgtctcatttatttaccagtttttatttatctattcaCGCAtttaattattgatttattgatttatttatacttctgtcagatctcgtcctccataCAAAACAAGTCTACAGCAAAATAACCGCTGCAACAAAATACTCAACAGACATAtttaacccaaccatcataagaacaaaCATGAAGAATAATCGGCACCACAACAGTGTTTGACACAAAGTAATACAACCTGATTGTATCAGTAATCCTCAATAGTGGATTTTATTATAACCCGCACAAACCATTTTGAATCACACAGCTGTTATGAGTTATCAAAAGACACATTACTCATCGTTTCCAAATGTCCCATATGCTGTGAACGCCCCATAATATAATGCAATAGAATAGGACATCTGGGCTTCATACTCAAACTGATGCAATGTCATAGAAAGAAGCTGagtacatttttcatttagagTTCGTAAGCAAATGCAAAGCAGTACTTTGTCTGTCTTAATTGTGttacatatattttttctctctgtgtaagTAGCCTCTAACACATCTAATGACTCAACGTTTTCTCTTTCAGGATGTATTATTTCCATACATCAGGGAGCATCTTGAAGATTATTTGTCCTCCCACTGGGAAGAAGACGAGTGCAAACAAGATGTTCATCTCCTAAAGAAACAGGTAAAGGAGGGCGGAGTTGCCGGGAAGAGGGTGTGCAGTTATACCAAGATGGTcatgcaaaatgtttttttctataaaagtcttaaaattactttttttttttgggcccAAATTGGtcgtaaataaaaaaaaatcctttattctttctgttttttttttttaaacatgtcaaaTATCATTAATGGCTACAAAAAGGCCAGACTCAGTATTTCGACAAAAGATGACACAAAACATGCGGTAATGCTGCGTTCAATGAGACATGTGATTGTTGCTGCAGATTGAAGAGGACATGAGACAGCATCGTTCGTGTCCTGTCCACACCGTGGATCAGACGGTCCACACAGACGAGGAAAAGGCCATCAGAGAAGTGGTGGATAATGTGCTGTGGCAGATGGCAGCGGACAGGAAGTCCACAGCACTCAAACAGCTCCAGGGTCACATGTGGAGAGCGGCTTATTCTTCAGGGAGAATCAAAGGCGAGTAAGTACAATGGTCCTTTTCCTCACTTTGTGATTCAGACAGATGCTTTTGTGATTTGGCAAGGTTTCCAGAAACATTAACGATATGAATAATTAACGTGCCTGGAAATGTCATCCACAAGGAATGTTTGAAAACATCTTGGAAACATCAGTTATAACACACATACTGGAAAATAAAACCTCACATGATTGAGCTTGAATAGTGAGTTTTTGTCTTGTGCAGATATCTTAAAAGTTCAGGGAAGTATGTCAACACTGAACTTGTTGTTCAGTACTCTgcagagaagttttcacttgtAGGGGAGGCTGGTAATCCTGGGCGTGACTCCATTAGCCCTCCACATCAATGAAATATTAATAACCAAGATGTAAAACTCTAAAACACAGTCAGGTTGGTGGTGTTCAGTTGAATTGGCCCACATGGTGGTCATGTGACTGCACATTTCGAGCTGATAAAGTTAATTTATTTGTCTGTTGACAAActgtaaatgtgcaaataaTCTAGGATCAATTAATAAATGATTTTAATTATTTCTCTCCTCACTATTATTGTTCTTTTTGCTTTATTATGTtcattttctattatttttatgtcagttttatttatgaaaaacCTTCCCCTGATACTCTTTAATTCCAGCctgtgttcatttttcatttaaatgtattaataaaaTGATTGGAATCATATTCATTTATAATTAAAGCAACACTCACCTGGAGTCTCACAGTTACTTATTGATTTTACCGTCATGACCAAAACTAATAACAAATGGATCCGAGTCTTTTTTGAACAATTTGAAATGGCGCTATATTTGATGTTTATGGACGTTAAGTTTATGCATCaatgttttaattattcatcAACAAAGATTGTTCTAATCATAATGTCTTTATGATCCATGTTTGAAATAGTTGTGAACACATGCTCTTGTTGCTCACAGGGTCTATCAGGATGTAGTTCCTTCCatcaaaagatggagagaaaaaggacTCAAAGTGTTCATTTACTCCTCTGGAAGTGTGGAGGCTCAAAAACTTCTGTTTGGATACTCTGTCGAAGGAGACGTTTTAGATGTAAGTGACCCCAACTCTTCACTCACAATGTGACCCTTCCTCATTGGAAGATATTTTAATACAAACATACTAACCAGCTTCAACTTTGTACCATTATTCATGTCACTTTAAACCTCATTTTATTGGTTTAATTGTGTTAAAAACTCAGGCTCTTGGTGCTCTGACTAACAAGATGCTGTCATTAATCTTCTCAGTTATTCGACGGTCACTTCGACACCACTATAGGAGCTAAAGTAGAGAGTAAAAGCTATGAGAGGATTGCGGAGAGGATCGGCTGTCCACCTGAGGAGATCACATTCTTGACAGACGTCACTCGAGGTCAGTATGTTCGTAACATTCTGATTATAACCGTCTTGAAAAGTGGCCGAGATGTCTCACCTTTAATTCATAATTTCCACTCCACGAGTAAAGAGACTTTTCTGATCCCGTGACACCAACAtttccagttttgttttttctattgaGGTATCTTTTCAGCTTTTGTCATAAAAGGCCGAATTGTAAAAACTTCCCCGCAAACTTTTATGAAACACAATCTTTCACGACTGTTCATGAAGGACTaatggtgctttcacacttgcacaaaactccacAAAACCTGAGCTGGCAAACACTTAAAGTTTTTATCACGACTTTTCCCAGAGTTTTTTCTGCCAGCACCCTGGTAAATTATTATCTGCTTGAAgttggggtgagctgcatgtgtgaaagcagcaggAGGTCTTCAGGAAAAGTCACCACCAGTGAGAGTTTGGGGATGATGACATATTATATCCAGCGTCTGGTACAATCTCCGTGCACTTAATGAAACcgcttcattttgttttctctttaccagttgttcttctccactcttttgatGATCCTGAGAATATGCCGATCTACACGTAGCACTTATATACTTTAATTAAAAGAGGAAAATTCTCATTAAACTCGGTTGCATCGTTCATTTCACGTCTTATACTGCCTCCTGAGACGCTCCCCTCCGCTGTAAGGATTATGTGTGAACTAAGcaagtcaggaagatttcaggggcagcctgcctgacattgtgtagaaatgatCAGGAGTGAATTTGTGAAAAAGACTCAAGACCACAAACTTTAAAACTACTGCACATCATCAGCATGTCAGCAATAGTATCATGTAAAAATAGCATTTGGTTTAAAGTTCCTCCTCACAAAGTTGCAAGTTGTTGTTGCCTTTGGGAGTTTCCATGTCAACAAACTTTTGTttgcattcaaaaaaaaaaaaaaaaaaacaacacattgtgTTTATCCCTGAGGTCTGACAAACAGGttgagtcatttttttatttccttagAAACGGCACACCAGTATGCATTTCCCTTTTATTCAGTTTCGTTTGTATTAATGTGTGGAAATCTCAACATTTATACTCTTGTCGTTGCAGAGGCTAAAGCTGCTGAAGAAGCCGGGGCTaatgtggtggtggtggtccGTCCTGGAAACATGGAGCTGACGGATGAAGAGAGGGGTCACTATAACCTCATCACATCCTTTAGCCAACTTGAACTGTCGGGACGTGCTTAACACAGAGAGCATGGATTTTATTGATCTGTTCCATCTCTTCTCTACCCACAAACCCCTCCTCACACCTTACCCGTCaccttttttctgacttttttttttgtttattccaCTTTGACCATTCAGGACGTGTATGCTGCTGGGACAACAGTCAGGCTACAGAAGTCCCAGCCTGTAGGACATTTATCACTATTGGTCTTTCAGGATGCCTTTCCTAGGAACCTCTCATGGACCTTTTCATgaatctgcaaagaaaaagaaaaaaacccttctCATGACCCTCAACGTTACTGTTTTAGACCAACCACAATTGGTATCCAGTTTTCAACCACTCCAATGTTAGTCCAAACTGTccctctgtatgtgtgtgtgttgtatttgtCCCCATTTTCTAAGCATTTCCCAGTTGTGCCGTTTCCTCCCTCTAAAGACATGAAGTTTTATCCTGTGATAGAACCTTGTTGATGTTTTAGAAAGTAGAAACCACAGTAGAGATGTATCGAGAAATGGTGCTGCTGACAGAGAGTTCTCATTTCAGACTTTGTTTGAATGTCTTAATTGTACTCCCTCGCAGGTGAATGGTGTCTATTTAAATGTGCCATCCTTGTTGGTCATAATGTACTGTTGGTGTTGGAAAGTTACCTGATATAATTGCCAAAATCGATAATTTATGTGTGAAGCATAATTGCTATTGGTAATCTAAAAACTTCCAATAAATGCCTTGTCTCACACTTGTGTCTGTCTCCTTCTTCATTCAAAATATTAACGATCAACATTATTTTGTTCCCTAATCTTGTACATTTAAGATCTTAAGCTATAAATGTACAGCGCTAAACACAAAGGCAACCATCCTTAGTGGACTCATTTATActtgcatgtttttctgttgtgaaattctacaattcacttagcagactcttttatccaaagcgacgtacatcagagagtaagaacaacacaagcaaggatctagaaaaaagggaacaatgtcagtaagagcaaacgatcagctttgagtctgattggacacacaggtgctgacaggaagtgaccagaggcaaagcacaacattgagggcagttcttgagagctctaatcagtatagaaaccatcttataagtcgtcgttatcaaacaaaaaccatcgtcattaccatcatcatcatcaataatatggagaccatcatcattaagttagtaggtattcatgaaagagctgggtctttagctttttcttaaaggtgcagagggactctgttgagggaaatgttgaaatgtcaaaatattAGGAGTTATTTTTATTCACTTTCTCGCTTAGATTTAGATTAAATTCAATTTTACTGTCTTAATTTGTAAAAACATAATTCAGGTGGTAGGATTTGTTATCTTTGGAACTAGCTAGCTGTTTGTCGTTTTCCCAATGTTTGCAGTCTTCATGTTTGACTACGCTAACTTGCTTCAGGCAGTAGCTTCATATTTACCATACAAACATTAGAGTAGCATCTTGAGACGTGATAATGGTCAGGTGTCAATCAAGTGCATTTCTCAaaatgttagcttagcattaaacCACACACAGTTTGCCTGGCTCTTTCCAGAGGTAACAAAATTAACCAATCAGCCCCTCTTTagcctaataaaaaaaaaaagaaacaacctaTGATGATAATTTAAATGCTAAAAAATCTGATATTTGAAGAAATGTGTGGGCGTAACCAGattatatttttcttcttttcccaGTCATCATGCTCCACCACCCAGCTGCTACTTCATCATCCAACCAAGTGTTAACAGGAGGAGATGGATAGCCTACCACTCGTTTGTCTGCCTGTCGAAGcttaaagtccctgtaaacccaaaaaaaaaaaaaaatgttttttagttttttatacaaaagaagaatgtaTTATTAACCACTAGGCCAAATTTCAGCAACGAAAAAAACTTTTAAGTTTATCAAATTAAgcttgaaaaacatgaaaaatgtagctgttctcGCTCCTCTGGGATGCAGTGGGCGTGTCCATGGAATGCGCCGAAGCCACGCCCACACAAATTAATGCACTAATACATTCTGCAAAGTTAGCTTAACttagaagaaagaaaggaaacaatGAAACAGTTAGTTTGCCTATGTCCAAAGGTAATATCTTTCCAAAAGCACCTCTCAGGCTTTCAAAGTACAACATGATAGTTTGTTTGCTCAATGGTACAAAAGCTGAagggtaaaaacaaaatgtgggCAGAGACAAAGCTAGCTGATTCCAACTGATTTCTTAAGCTAAGCTGGCTGTTCTCATGTAGCTCTGAACGGCAGCTTATTGGTATTCtcttaaaatatttaactttatcTTTTTTGTTGGGAAGTCGAGTGTTTAATTCCCTGTctcaaaataataatcaaatattattattattatcaaatcAATAATTCAAAGCCATTCCtggtggaaaataaaaatacaagacTAGCAAcatattaaagtttttttaCCAGGACTAATATTTCCCCAAAGTTTGGGGTTAGCGCCTTCACTGTTTCCAGGCTTtactatgctaagctaagccaTATCCAGCTATAGCTTTACAAAACAATGAACCAGTACTCTTTCATGGACTTCAATCAAGCTATTTTAATTGGAACAATATCTTAATGAGGTAGGTAGGAAAACTGAAAAGGGCTTCATGAaccaatttaaaaatatttcatacagattgaaaaatgtgcaaaatcttGCATTtctaaaactgaaaaataatcttGAAGACTTGTgcttaaaaataatatttaatgaaaaaacaattttaCCATAACAAACCATCCTCACATACATACAGAGTAAgggactgaaaaacaaaacagatcttTAGTGTGGGGATTTAAACtaactttttaaaattgtaaaaataaaatcaaaacatggaaACTCAAAGTATTCATATAAAAAGTGGAACTAATACCAAACAAATAGTAACAACATTTACATCCAGTCCAGATGAGATACATTTTGAAACACAGCCCTTTAGTTCTTCAACAGAAGACGAAACAACACCCCTACAGTTCTTCTGGCCGGTATCTAGACACGTCTGGGAGCATCTCTGAGTGATTTTCTGGACGACCACAGTTATCCGTGCACACAAGGTCAAAGCGGTTGTGGCGAAAGTCGATGCCAAAAGtgctgaggaagatgaggaagaacATGACGAGCGCCCACTGGCTCTGAGCTGCCTCCCCGTGGAGACGCTGAGAGATCAGGGAGAAATCTGCACGAGGTGGGTTAAGGGTGAGACATGACAAGTAAAGGACTACAAAACATTTcccctatccttcttcctgcacaTTATCCTTTCTCCCCCTATCACATGTTCAAGCCCAGAACAGTTTGGGTAGATGGCTTTTCATCATGAGACtggatttctgcctcttaaaaatacgttttttcttgccattgtaacttttgctaaacattttttttttgctatgcatgatggattaacgctgGGTCTTTGGAAAacagcaatgagtaaggtctttttcctgctttttgtaaagtgtctcgagataacacaaATAGAAATCGATAAattgataaaaacaaatcactTTCTGCAGCGTCCAATAAgacactttgtctgacacctaccacGCAGCAGCCATTTCAGACATTCAAAATAACTAATATAGAAGAACGTCTTGTCGCTGATTATCTCAGTTGCTTTAAGAGGCATCACTATctatttaagtttgtttcatgaccagcgaaaaactcctcacagaggTTTTAAGTATATCAGTTATTTGCTTTACAACATCCTCCTTAGATCCGAGTTAAAGGATACACAGTATCATGCAGACTGTGATGATTCCAGACAACAGGAAACGCATGATTCCAGTCTTCCTCCCCTCGTTCTTTAAATCAACTCTCAGAGTGATGAAAGACTGAAGCCAGCAGAACAACGTTCCCAGGCCGAACGTCATGAAGGTGCCGAGGTTGTGGATAATCTCGTCTGTAAATATCTggaacaaaaataacatcaagTCTCCTAATCAGTCTACAAACTGGCAGATCAATTCTAACAaacacggtgtgtgtgtgtgtgtgtgtgtgtgtcagtgtttaccCTGAAGTTTCCCAGGAGTGTCATCCCAAAACAGCCAAAAGTAAAAGCCAGCAGAGTGACAACGTTCaggtgtttgtttattttgtgtttcagttGAAGGTATCTGAGGAAAGCAATAATGAACCCTGTGAcatagaagaaaaacaaaaggttagGTTCATTTAACGACTCGCATATGACACAttatcactttttattttccatttaaaagTGTTTGCACTAATGACATATTGTATTTAAAACTGTAATAACATGATGAACActggtggatttttttttaccaagaaacGCAGCCAAGTTCATGACCTCGCTGAAGATGCTGCTGGCTGGAGGAAAATTCCCCGCAATACTGAAAAAACAGGGAAGACATTTATGTTTCCTCTTCCACTCTGAAGATTATCATGAATCATAAATATGCATTTATTGTTTAAAGGAAATCATGAATACAAACCTAATGTAAGGAGGATACGATGATCCATTTcgcctaaaaaaaacaaataaaacatcttaGCACCAAGAAATATTACCATGGTTcttatctttatttgtttttatctaaTGATTCTTACCTGTACTTTGTACCCAGAGGGACTATCTTCTCATCATAGACAGCCACAAAATAtctacaaaaacatcaaacacacagactttacAGATGAGCTACAGATGAATAAATACACacaattcatgtttttatttcatgttggtTCAGGAGTGAGTGGAGGTTAACGTGTGAACTTACACCACCCACAGTCCAGCAGCAGTGAGACCTGAGTACACAGGAGGCAGCAGAGCCCAGGGACTGAACCCAAACATCTTATCTCACCtgaaaccacagaagaagaaacggTGCTAGTCTGTCTTGGAAACAATTTGTTTAATCGGCAAATTTTAATATTAGGGATGTGGTGTCAAATGAAGCAATATGACACGTGAGGGAGTGATTTACTGAGTGACAGAACCGATGAGATCCATGTGATAAAATGATCACAGAACAGCATCTGGACGAGTGCACCTAAAACAGTTTAACGACCAGCATTTACAAGTAAGCAGTCAAAAGAAACCGCAGATTATTCATGCGtgtatgttttaaataatcATGCAGTGAATGgagtgagagggggggggtCCCTCCAACACAGCCTCAGCCAGTCCCCTTGATACAGCTATACTGTAACCACACCTCCATTAGGCTACACAAATTACCCATTAAAAGCTTTACaatgaaaatgtcaaagaatTTGAAGTCACTCCTTTAAAAGAAcacaatcttttattttaatgatttattgaaaAGTATCAATGCTCGtaaacagtggttctcaactggacCCATCACCGACTGCTTTGATTAACCGTGTTTTCTTATATCGTTTTAGCCTGGACTACTTTCATTATttctctgtgttacatgtttaaCATTAGGAGGGCCTCTTGACAAgcccctctgtgtttctttggctTTCTCCTGCACATTTCTTTATTaagttatgttttgtttttacttcctAATCAATGTGCACtgctttttattcttctttattttggtctttttttctccttatatgcaataaaaatgaaataattgcAATCCAAATGTGTTatattttcaaccaatcagatttattcactggaaaactgtgtttctgtgcGCCCTCAGGCGGGTACAAAACATGATGCAGAACAAAGAAATGGAAGAAAAcatatatgtttaaaaagagcttcatagacttttttttttttttttttcaggccacatattcacgacccactgaaaatggttccacgacccacttttgggtcctgaccctctagttgagaaccactgctctcaaaaaaaaaaattaaaaaaaaatcacatctgtttcatAAGACATGaatcaaaacaacatgttgAAAGCAAGAAAAATGAACCCAACTTTCAGTGTTTGGATCTTCTCTTTGTTGCAGCCTAATCAAACCAGGTAGCACTAAGTTTGTTTTGTAGTAATAATGATAAAGATAATAActactttaaataaacaaaactttgtGTCACACCCTTAAAAACTAGTTATGTAACAGTGGAACATCTGGCTGAGGCGGGGTTACACATGAAAAGTCCCACTCTGAATCAGCACTCttataataatataacataataCTTAATATAATATTACACATTTAGGCTTCACCTGTATCATACAGCAGATATTTAGTTGTATTTATTCAAatgcatcaaaataaaaaaaaatccaggatGTAACAGAGGAAAACGGTGCAGCTTTTCTAAACGCAAACATCAAACACAGGAAGCAGGGAACTCTGACGTCCGTACCTGTCCCGTCTGTTGGAGTTCCTCAACGGTGCAGTCTGTTTTCGGTGTGAGTGCAAACTGTAAATACTGAACACACACTGCTCATCTACACACTGTGTCTATGTTTATTTTCGGTAGGCTGTGAAAGGCAAGTAAATGTCCAATGAACCATCCACACACCGCTTTAATGTACCGTCTGCGTCGTTGCTTCATGCAGCAGTGAGATTATAAAGATTTCCGCTTTGTGTGTcattccttcaaaataaaagcatggcaTTTATTAAGTATTCACAGCCTTTACTTAATACTTTAAAAGTTCAAATACCACTGGTATCTATGCTAGTGATGTTagtatttagaaaaaaaatacaggacATGTAGCTTAACCACCTTTTAAGATagatatgtttatgtttttgcatcttactttgttttgtctgaagCCTTTTAACAGAACTACATGGCTCAGGATAACAGTGGTGGTTCTGGCTTTTTGGGCTAATGGCTTGTTTAGCTTTAGACCTTTATGTGTTTCAAATACTTAAACTCAtttttatcaaatattttgtGGTCTGTATGTTGAAGTCAAACTAAGCATCCTAGAATTTGAGTCTGTTGCTATGAAAAGCCTCGGGACACTTTGTCTGTCTCAAGTTCAAatctttatttgctttattgGCGTGAACAAATCAGTGGTTATTGCCAAAGCCGTGTACAGAGCAATGATTACAGTTACAttacatatacatatatctCACTTTCTGCAAGTCAGACGCAGTTAGACGGCTGTTTAACGagatgagtctggttctgtttaaAGGACGTTTTTCTCTGTTACATCCTTCCTCCcaatggtggattaatgttctctgttaataatataataaagagtaTGCACTaattctgctctttttgtaaagtgtatgTTATCATATCCTCATATTTGTGCTTACCTCTTGAATATTataaatttaaattgtttttttttcattaacagTGTGACAGAAGTATTCTTATATAGAATACTTTTAAATGTGGATAGTTTTCCATAACAGGAACTAAAAGGAATCAACTGTAAACGACGGCAAATAACCCAAGGCCCCCAAAAACAGGTTTATCTGGcctcaataaataataaagatgaGTCATGttaaagcagcagaagcagcagtcTGAAACAGTCTATGATCAGTTTAGTGTGTCTGGTAAATTACGCAGAGGTCAAATTCTGCAAGAAATGGTTTATAAATGTATAGTTTgatctacattttaaaagaggaaacacaTGAGCATCTTACTTATAGTGAATCCTGTAAGATGTCTTTTAGTTTAGCtttgaatattttaaacatcTGAGAAATCTTAACGGTCTGCTAGACTTTGTAATTTACAAAGGATCAACAATCTTGACCGActgtggcggctgtggctcagtggtagtcagacgtctctcaaccggaaggtcggggggttCGATCCATTAAATACATATAGA from Labrus bergylta chromosome 17, fLabBer1.1, whole genome shotgun sequence encodes the following:
- the tmem150c gene encoding transmembrane protein 150C encodes the protein MFGFSPWALLPPVYSGLTAAGLWVVYFVAVYDEKIVPLGTKYRRNGSSYPPYISIAGNFPPASSIFSEVMNLAAFLGFIIAFLRYLQLKHKINKHLNVVTLLAFTFGCFGMTLLGNFRIFTDEIIHNLGTFMTFGLGTLFCWLQSFITLRVDLKNEGRKTGIMRFLLSGIITVCMILYFSLISQRLHGEAAQSQWALVMFFLIFLSTFGIDFRHNRFDLVCTDNCGRPENHSEMLPDVSRYRPEEL
- the enoph1 gene encoding enolase-phosphatase E1, whose product is MATVSVPARTSALLLDIEGTTTPITFVKDVLFPYIREHLEDYLSSHWEEDECKQDVHLLKKQIEEDMRQHRSCPVHTVDQTVHTDEEKAIREVVDNVLWQMAADRKSTALKQLQGHMWRAAYSSGRIKGEVYQDVVPSIKRWREKGLKVFIYSSGSVEAQKLLFGYSVEGDVLDLFDGHFDTTIGAKVESKSYERIAERIGCPPEEITFLTDVTREAKAAEEAGANVVVVVRPGNMELTDEERGHYNLITSFSQLELSGRA